In a genomic window of Bradyrhizobium sp. LLZ17:
- a CDS encoding D-alanyl-D-alanine carboxypeptidase family protein, translated as MHAFRPLLRKSLFNLFAATLAVAALLAPRTADAEALLLIEADSGKVLQAENATIPWYPASVTKIMTAYVTLKAVKDGKITLDTLVTVSPTAASQSPSKMGFRPGTQVTIDNALKMMLVKSANDMAVVLAEGVGGSIDGFSAMMNDTAKKLGMTQTSYVNPNGLPADGQITSARDLGILARSFLRDLPEYEYFVHIPAIRFGKRVTGNFNKLIGRYPGADGFKTGFICASGYNLVASATRNGRRLIAVVLGANSGTARAVKAAQLLERGFSQDTLSWLRPSLGTVENLVPVDASPPNLRDEMCGGHRKRPASDDDDALIATNGGATGSATGGEAQVTFFTAGLQPPLMKASELMASAPAPAEPVLVYTGPTRTGTALIAAVAADADQQATPKARSKKTRVAKKQDAGSDTKSDGKTASAKPDSAKPEAKNAAKSAAKPAPIKHAAAKPAEKPAASGDQPAKPAKPKAATKPAPKPAPNNS; from the coding sequence GTGCACGCATTTCGCCCGCTGCTTCGCAAATCCCTGTTCAACCTGTTCGCTGCGACCCTCGCGGTCGCCGCGCTGCTCGCACCGCGCACGGCGGATGCCGAAGCGCTGCTTCTGATCGAAGCCGACAGCGGCAAGGTTTTGCAGGCGGAGAACGCGACCATTCCCTGGTATCCCGCGTCTGTGACCAAGATCATGACCGCCTATGTCACGCTGAAGGCGGTGAAGGACGGCAAGATCACGCTCGACACGCTGGTCACGGTGTCGCCGACCGCTGCCTCACAATCGCCGTCGAAAATGGGATTCCGTCCAGGCACGCAGGTCACCATCGACAACGCGCTGAAGATGATGCTGGTCAAGTCGGCGAACGACATGGCGGTGGTGCTTGCCGAAGGCGTCGGCGGTTCGATCGACGGCTTCTCGGCGATGATGAACGACACCGCGAAGAAGCTCGGCATGACCCAGACGAGCTACGTCAATCCCAACGGCCTGCCGGCCGACGGCCAGATCACGTCCGCGCGCGACCTCGGCATTCTCGCACGCTCGTTCCTGCGCGACCTGCCGGAGTATGAGTATTTCGTGCACATCCCGGCGATCCGGTTCGGCAAGCGCGTCACCGGCAATTTCAACAAGCTGATCGGCCGCTATCCCGGCGCCGACGGCTTCAAGACTGGGTTCATCTGCGCCTCCGGCTACAACCTCGTGGCATCGGCCACGCGCAACGGCCGCCGGTTGATCGCGGTGGTGCTCGGCGCCAACTCCGGCACCGCGCGTGCGGTGAAGGCGGCGCAGTTGCTCGAGCGCGGCTTCAGCCAGGACACTCTGTCCTGGCTGCGTCCCTCGCTCGGCACGGTCGAAAACCTGGTGCCGGTCGACGCCTCGCCGCCGAATCTGCGCGACGAGATGTGCGGCGGTCACCGCAAGCGGCCGGCCAGCGACGACGACGATGCGCTGATCGCGACCAATGGCGGCGCCACCGGATCGGCCACCGGCGGCGAAGCCCAGGTGACGTTCTTCACCGCGGGGCTGCAGCCGCCCTTGATGAAGGCCTCCGAGCTGATGGCCTCGGCCCCCGCTCCGGCAGAGCCAGTGCTGGTCTACACCGGCCCGACCCGCACCGGCACCGCCCTGATCGCGGCGGTCGCCGCCGACGCCGACCAGCAGGCAACCCCGAAGGCGCGCAGCAAGAAGACGCGCGTCGCCAAGAAGCAGGACGCCGGCAGCGACACCAAGTCGGATGGCAAAACGGCGTCGGCAAAGCCGGATAGTGCGAAGCCCGAGGCCAAGAACGCGGCCAAGAGCGCGGCCAAGCCGGCTCCGATCAAGCACGCTGCGGCCAAGCCCGCCGAAAAGCCGGCCGCGAGCGGCGATCAGCCCGCCAAACCCGCCAAGCCCAAGGCGGCCACCAAGCCCGCGCCCAAGCCGGCGCCCAACAACAGCTAG
- a CDS encoding long-chain fatty acid--CoA ligase, whose product MERIWLKQYPPGVPADIEPTQYASLVDLLEESFARFADRKAFICMDKSISYRDLDQMSLALGAYLQGRGLQRGARVAIMMPNVLQYPVATAAVLRAGFAVVNVNPLYTPRELEHQLKDSGAEAVIVLENFAHTVEQVIAKTAVKHVIVASMGDLLGIKGVIVNLVVRRVKKMVPAWSLPGAVSFNDALSAGRGLTFNKPKLSPGDVAFLQYTGGTTGVSKGATLLHRNIVANVLQNDAWLQPALAQPPQIEQLLIVCALPLYHIFALTACYLLAVRAGGCNLLIPNPRDIAGFVKELAKYQVNSFPAVNTLYNGLMHHPDFKKLDFSKLKISNGGGMAVQRPVAEQWKAITGCSIAEGYGLSETAPTLTCNTATNSEFNGTIGIPVPSTWISIRDDDGNEVPLGQPGEICAKGPQVMSGYWNRPEETAKVMTSDGFFRTGDIGVMDEKGYTKIVDRKKDMILVSGFNVYPNEIEEVIASHPGVLECAVIGIPDAKSGEAVKAFVVKKDPNLTAEDVIKFCHGELTGYKVPKHIEFRTELPKTNVGKILRRQLRDEKKAEAA is encoded by the coding sequence ATGGAGCGCATCTGGCTCAAGCAATATCCGCCCGGCGTGCCCGCTGATATCGAGCCGACCCAATACGCGTCACTCGTCGATCTCCTGGAGGAGAGCTTTGCCAGGTTCGCCGACCGCAAGGCGTTCATCTGCATGGACAAGTCGATCAGCTACCGCGACCTCGACCAGATGTCGCTGGCGCTCGGCGCTTACCTGCAAGGCCGCGGCCTCCAGCGCGGCGCGCGCGTCGCGATCATGATGCCGAACGTGCTGCAATATCCGGTCGCGACCGCCGCCGTGCTGCGCGCCGGCTTCGCGGTGGTCAACGTCAACCCGCTCTACACCCCGCGCGAGCTCGAGCATCAGCTCAAGGATTCCGGCGCCGAAGCCGTCATCGTGCTGGAGAACTTCGCCCACACCGTCGAGCAGGTGATCGCCAAGACGGCCGTGAAGCACGTCATCGTTGCCTCCATGGGCGACCTGCTCGGCATCAAGGGCGTGATCGTCAATCTCGTCGTCCGCCGCGTCAAGAAGATGGTGCCGGCCTGGTCGCTGCCGGGCGCGGTGTCGTTCAATGACGCGCTCTCGGCCGGCCGTGGCCTGACCTTCAACAAGCCAAAATTATCGCCGGGCGACGTCGCCTTCCTGCAATATACCGGCGGCACTACGGGCGTCTCCAAGGGCGCGACGCTGCTCCACCGCAACATCGTCGCCAACGTCTTGCAGAACGACGCCTGGCTGCAGCCGGCGCTGGCGCAGCCGCCGCAGATCGAGCAGCTCCTGATCGTCTGCGCTCTGCCGCTCTATCACATCTTCGCACTGACGGCTTGCTACCTGCTCGCGGTGCGCGCCGGCGGCTGCAATCTTCTGATCCCCAATCCGCGCGATATCGCAGGGTTCGTCAAGGAGCTGGCGAAATACCAGGTCAACAGCTTCCCGGCCGTCAACACGCTCTACAACGGCCTGATGCATCATCCCGACTTCAAGAAGCTCGACTTCTCCAAGCTGAAGATTTCCAACGGCGGCGGCATGGCAGTACAGCGGCCGGTCGCGGAACAGTGGAAGGCGATCACGGGATGCTCGATCGCGGAAGGCTACGGCCTGTCGGAGACGGCGCCGACGCTGACCTGCAACACCGCGACCAATTCGGAATTCAACGGCACCATCGGCATCCCCGTGCCCTCGACCTGGATTTCGATCCGCGACGACGACGGCAACGAGGTCCCGCTCGGCCAGCCCGGCGAGATCTGCGCCAAGGGCCCGCAGGTGATGTCGGGCTACTGGAACAGGCCTGAGGAGACCGCCAAGGTGATGACATCAGACGGCTTCTTCCGGACCGGCGACATCGGCGTGATGGACGAGAAGGGCTACACCAAGATCGTCGACCGCAAGAAGGACATGATCCTGGTCTCCGGCTTCAACGTCTATCCGAACGAGATCGAGGAAGTGATCGCGAGCCATCCGGGCGTGCTCGAATGCGCCGTGATCGGCATTCCCGATGCCAAGTCGGGCGAGGCCGTGAAGGCGTTCGTGGTGAAGAAGGATCCCAACCTCACCGCAGAGGACGTGATCAAGTTCTGTCACGGGGAGCTCACCGGCTACAAGGTGCCCAAGCACATCGAATTCCGCACCGAGCTGCCGAAGACAAATGTCGGCAAGATCTTGCGCCGGCAGTTGCGCGACGAGAAGAAGGCGGAAGCGGCGTAG
- a CDS encoding peroxiredoxin, protein MTIQIGEKLPEAKFRVMTAEGPQVKTTDDIFKGKKVALFAVPGAYTGTCHKMHLPSIFLNAYALKDKGVDSIAIVSVNDAFVMNAWKRDTDQRDEATFLADGNADFTKAIGMELDASANGLGIRSKRYSMLVEDGVVKKLNLEAMPGKVEVSGGDTLLGQL, encoded by the coding sequence ATGACCATCCAGATTGGCGAGAAGCTGCCCGAGGCGAAATTCCGCGTGATGACGGCGGAAGGTCCGCAGGTGAAGACCACCGATGACATCTTCAAGGGCAAGAAGGTGGCGCTGTTCGCCGTACCCGGCGCCTATACGGGCACCTGCCACAAGATGCATCTGCCGAGCATCTTCCTCAACGCCTACGCCCTCAAGGACAAGGGCGTCGACAGTATCGCCATCGTCTCGGTCAACGACGCCTTCGTCATGAACGCCTGGAAGCGCGACACCGACCAGCGCGATGAGGCCACCTTCCTCGCCGACGGCAATGCCGATTTCACCAAGGCGATCGGCATGGAGCTCGACGCCTCCGCCAACGGCCTCGGCATCCGCTCCAAGCGTTATTCGATGCTGGTCGAGGACGGCGTGGTCAAGAAGCTGAACCTCGAGGCGATGCCCGGCAAGGTCGAGGTGTCCGGCGGTGATACGCTGCTGGGGCAGCTGTAA
- the rnhA gene encoding ribonuclease HI: protein MSELPNVTIFTDGACSGNPGPGGWGAILKFGDKEKELNGGERHTTNNQMELMAAISALEALKKPCIVDLYTDSQYVRQGITSWIHGWKRNGWRTADKKPVKNVELWQRLDAALKAHDVRWHWVKGHAGHPENERADQLARDGVAMARLQQRVRE from the coding sequence GTGAGCGAGCTTCCCAATGTCACGATCTTTACCGACGGCGCCTGTTCGGGCAATCCCGGCCCCGGCGGCTGGGGTGCGATCCTGAAGTTCGGCGACAAGGAGAAGGAGCTGAACGGCGGCGAGCGCCACACCACCAACAACCAGATGGAGTTGATGGCGGCAATCTCCGCGCTGGAGGCGCTGAAGAAGCCCTGCATCGTCGATCTCTACACCGACAGCCAGTATGTCCGGCAGGGCATCACCAGCTGGATCCACGGCTGGAAACGCAACGGCTGGCGCACCGCCGACAAAAAGCCGGTCAAAAATGTCGAGCTATGGCAGCGCCTCGATGCCGCGCTGAAGGCCCATGACGTGCGCTGGCACTGGGTCAAGGGCCACGCCGGCCACCCCGAGAACGAACGCGCCGATCAACTGGCACGCGACGGCGTCGCGATGGCGAGATTGCAGCAGAGGGTGCGGGAGTAG
- a CDS encoding homoserine kinase: MAVYTDVAADELADFLGQYDLGELLSYKGIAEGVENSNFLLHTTKGSFILTLYEKRVAKNDLPYFLALMTHLAGHGINCPLPVKAKDGEALRDLAGRPAAIITFLEGVWPRKPSATHCAGVGDALAKMHLAGANFAIKRANALSVSGWRPLFDAASHRADEVQPDLHAFLAAELDYLSSGIWPDKLPEGVIHADLFNDNVFFLGDQLSGIIDFTFACNDMLAYDIAICLNAWCFEPDHSFNVTKARAFLNAYGRVRKLTDAEEAALPLLARGAAIRFLLTRLVDWLNVPPGALVKPKDPLEYVRKLRFHQSVASVRDYGLMPSGLLA; the protein is encoded by the coding sequence ATGGCGGTCTACACCGACGTGGCCGCCGACGAGCTTGCGGATTTCCTCGGCCAATACGATCTCGGCGAATTGCTCTCCTACAAGGGCATCGCCGAGGGCGTCGAAAACTCCAACTTCCTGCTGCATACCACCAAGGGATCGTTCATCCTCACGCTCTACGAGAAGCGCGTGGCGAAGAACGATCTGCCGTACTTCCTCGCGCTGATGACGCATCTCGCCGGGCACGGCATCAATTGCCCGCTGCCGGTGAAGGCGAAGGACGGCGAAGCGCTGCGCGATCTGGCAGGACGGCCGGCGGCGATCATCACCTTTCTCGAAGGCGTCTGGCCGCGCAAGCCGAGCGCGACGCATTGCGCCGGCGTCGGCGACGCGCTGGCGAAGATGCATCTGGCCGGCGCCAATTTCGCGATCAAGCGCGCCAACGCGCTCTCGGTCTCGGGCTGGCGGCCGCTATTTGATGCGGCATCACACCGGGCCGACGAGGTGCAGCCGGACTTGCACGCTTTTCTCGCGGCCGAGCTCGATTATCTCTCGAGCGGCATCTGGCCGGACAAATTGCCGGAAGGCGTGATCCACGCCGATCTCTTCAACGACAACGTCTTTTTTCTCGGCGACCAGCTCTCGGGAATCATCGACTTCACCTTCGCCTGCAACGACATGCTGGCCTACGACATTGCGATCTGCCTCAATGCCTGGTGCTTCGAGCCGGATCATTCCTTCAACGTCACCAAGGCGCGCGCCTTCCTCAATGCCTATGGCCGCGTGCGCAAGCTGACTGACGCTGAAGAAGCCGCGCTGCCGCTGCTGGCGCGCGGCGCCGCGATCCGTTTCCTGCTGACGCGGCTGGTCGACTGGCTCAACGTGCCGCCGGGCGCGCTGGTCAAGCCGAAGGATCCCCTGGAATATGTCCGCAAGCTGCGCTTCCACCAGAGCGTTGCGAGCGTGCGCGATTACGGGCTGATGCCCTCGGGGCTGCTGGCGTGA
- the ispH gene encoding 4-hydroxy-3-methylbut-2-enyl diphosphate reductase — MSAKPDLKIVLCSPRGFCAGVVRAIDTVERALDKYGAPVYVRHEIVHNKYVVDGLKKKGAIFVEELAEIPANTTAPVVFSAHGVPKSVPSDAQSRNLFSLDATCPLVTKVHREAAIHFKRGREIFLIGHSHHPEVVGTLGQLPVGAVTLIETAEDAKTIAPKDPNNLAFVTQTTLSIDDTAEIVALLKERFPNINGPHKEDICYATTNRQLAVKKVAPVVDALIVVGAPNSSNSQRLREVAEREGCPIAVLAQRAAEIDWKRFENITSLGITAGASAPEVIVEEIMDAFAERFTLHVETVSAAEENEFFPLPRQVRPEAAAE; from the coding sequence ATGTCAGCCAAACCAGACCTCAAGATCGTGCTTTGTTCTCCTCGCGGCTTCTGTGCCGGGGTGGTCCGGGCGATCGACACCGTGGAACGGGCGCTCGATAAATACGGTGCCCCGGTCTATGTTCGCCATGAGATTGTGCACAACAAATACGTCGTCGACGGGTTGAAAAAGAAGGGTGCCATCTTCGTCGAGGAGCTGGCGGAGATCCCGGCAAACACCACCGCGCCGGTGGTGTTCTCGGCCCATGGCGTGCCGAAGTCGGTTCCGTCGGACGCCCAGTCCCGCAACCTGTTCTCGTTGGACGCGACCTGCCCGCTGGTGACCAAGGTGCACCGCGAGGCCGCGATCCATTTCAAGCGCGGCCGCGAGATCTTCCTGATCGGACATTCCCATCACCCCGAGGTGGTCGGCACGCTGGGCCAGCTTCCGGTTGGTGCCGTGACGCTGATCGAGACCGCCGAGGACGCCAAGACCATCGCTCCGAAGGATCCGAACAACCTCGCCTTCGTGACCCAGACCACGCTGTCGATCGACGACACCGCGGAGATCGTGGCGCTGCTGAAGGAGCGCTTCCCGAACATCAACGGGCCGCACAAGGAAGACATCTGCTACGCCACCACCAACCGCCAGCTCGCGGTGAAGAAGGTGGCGCCGGTGGTCGACGCCCTGATCGTGGTCGGTGCGCCGAACTCGTCGAACTCGCAGCGCCTGCGCGAAGTCGCCGAGCGCGAGGGCTGCCCGATCGCGGTGCTGGCGCAGCGCGCCGCCGAGATCGACTGGAAGCGGTTCGAGAACATCACGAGCCTCGGCATCACGGCGGGCGCCTCGGCGCCGGAAGTGATCGTCGAGGAGATCATGGACGCCTTCGCCGAGCGCTTCACGCTGCATGTCGAGACGGTCTCGGCCGCGGAGGAGAACGAGTTCTTCCCGCTGCCGCGCCAGGTGCGCCCCGAAGCCGCCGCCGAGTAG
- a CDS encoding DUF1013 domain-containing protein codes for MSNAPLMPKATAVWLLDNTALTFDQVADFTKMHPLEIRAIADGDAAQGIKGMDPISNGQLTREEIEKAEKNPDARLRLQESKVVLPPQPKRKGPRYTPVSRRHERPSAILWLLRNHPELKDAQIMRLVGTTKSTIASVRDRTHWNTSSLTPIDPVTLGLCSQIELDFEVARAAKEKPIDAAYGGATLLPASETTKKDEFEPAEKSGDDLNVDAVFAKLKTLGGKKQEQEEE; via the coding sequence ATGAGCAACGCACCTCTGATGCCCAAGGCGACCGCCGTCTGGCTGCTCGACAACACGGCGCTGACCTTCGACCAGGTCGCCGATTTCACCAAGATGCATCCTCTCGAGATCCGGGCGATCGCGGACGGCGACGCCGCCCAGGGCATCAAGGGCATGGACCCGATCTCCAACGGCCAGCTCACCCGCGAGGAGATCGAGAAGGCGGAGAAGAATCCGGACGCCCGGCTCCGGCTGCAGGAGAGCAAGGTGGTGCTGCCGCCCCAACCCAAGCGCAAGGGCCCGCGCTACACCCCGGTGTCGCGCCGCCACGAGCGCCCGAGCGCCATCCTCTGGCTGCTGCGCAACCATCCCGAACTCAAGGACGCCCAGATCATGCGCCTGGTCGGCACCACCAAGAGCACGATCGCGAGCGTCCGTGACCGCACCCACTGGAATACGTCCTCGCTGACGCCGATCGATCCGGTGACGCTCGGCCTCTGCTCGCAGATCGAGCTCGATTTCGAGGTGGCGCGCGCGGCCAAGGAAAAGCCGATCGACGCAGCCTATGGCGGCGCGACGCTGCTGCCGGCCTCCGAGACCACCAAGAAGGACGAGTTCGAGCCGGCGGAGAAGTCCGGCGACGACCTCAACGTCGACGCCGTGTTCGCTAAGCTGAAGACCCTCGGCGGCAAGAAGCAGGAGCAAGAGGAGGAGTAA
- a CDS encoding propionyl-CoA synthetase — protein MNVQAKSRYHEVHARSLADPAGFWAEAAQEIDWIEPPKKIFNPAQGVYGRWFSGGVVNTCYNALDRHVERGRADQVALIHDSPLANSVTKFTYAELLAEVQALAAIMQDFGVAKGDRVILYMPMVPEAVVAMLACARIGAVHSVVFGGFAAKELATRIDDAQPKLILSASCGIEPGRIVHYKPLLDEAIRLAGSKPKACIVLQRPQHICSLTPKRDYDWASLRRKAMNDGKKAACVPVAATDPLYILYTSGTTGIPKGVVRDNGGHLVAVKWSMFNLYGVKPGEVWWCGSDIGWVVGHSYIVYGPLLHGATTIMYEGKPVGTPDAGAFWRVISEHKAVAFFTAPTAFRAIRKEDPEGKFIRQYDLSKFRTLFLAGERADPPTVEWAEQQLKVPVIDHWWQTETGWCIAGNPVGLGMLPVKHGSPTVPMPGYQVDVVDEAAKPVGPNTMGSIVIKLPMPPGCLPTLWNQDARFKEAYLTEFPGYYKTSDAGYKDEDGYVFVMGRTDDIINVAGHRLSTGGMEEILASHPDVAECAVLGVKDAIKGEVPCGFLVLKAGVKRAPAEIEKEIIALVRDKLGPVAAFKLAITVGRLPKTRSGKILRGTIKKIADGDAWAMPATIEDPKVLDEIGEALKGRV, from the coding sequence ATGAATGTTCAGGCAAAGAGCAGATATCACGAGGTCCACGCGCGCTCGCTGGCCGATCCCGCGGGTTTCTGGGCCGAGGCGGCGCAGGAGATCGACTGGATCGAGCCGCCGAAAAAGATATTCAATCCCGCGCAGGGCGTCTACGGCCGCTGGTTCAGCGGCGGCGTCGTCAACACCTGCTACAATGCGCTCGACCGCCATGTCGAACGCGGCCGCGCCGACCAGGTCGCGCTGATCCATGATTCGCCGTTGGCCAACTCGGTCACCAAATTCACCTATGCCGAGCTGCTGGCCGAGGTGCAGGCGCTCGCCGCCATCATGCAGGATTTCGGCGTCGCCAAGGGCGACCGCGTCATCCTCTACATGCCGATGGTGCCGGAGGCCGTGGTCGCGATGCTCGCCTGCGCGCGCATCGGCGCGGTGCATTCCGTGGTGTTCGGCGGCTTTGCCGCGAAGGAGCTCGCGACGCGCATCGACGATGCGCAGCCGAAACTCATTCTGTCCGCGAGCTGCGGCATCGAGCCCGGCCGCATCGTGCACTACAAGCCGCTGCTCGACGAGGCGATCAGGCTTGCCGGGAGCAAACCGAAGGCGTGCATCGTGCTGCAACGTCCGCAGCATATCTGCAGCCTCACGCCAAAGCGCGATTACGATTGGGCGAGCCTGCGCCGCAAGGCGATGAATGACGGCAAGAAGGCGGCTTGCGTTCCGGTAGCTGCCACCGATCCGCTCTACATCCTCTACACGTCAGGTACGACCGGCATTCCCAAGGGCGTGGTGCGCGACAATGGCGGCCATCTGGTCGCGGTGAAATGGTCGATGTTCAACCTCTATGGCGTCAAGCCGGGCGAGGTCTGGTGGTGCGGCTCCGACATCGGCTGGGTGGTCGGCCACAGCTACATCGTCTATGGCCCGCTGCTGCACGGCGCGACCACGATCATGTACGAGGGCAAACCGGTCGGCACGCCCGATGCCGGGGCATTCTGGCGCGTCATCAGCGAGCACAAGGCGGTTGCCTTCTTCACCGCGCCGACGGCGTTCCGCGCCATCCGCAAAGAGGATCCGGAAGGCAAGTTCATCCGGCAATACGATCTCTCCAAATTCCGCACCCTGTTTCTCGCCGGCGAGCGCGCCGATCCGCCGACGGTCGAATGGGCGGAGCAACAGTTGAAGGTGCCGGTGATCGACCATTGGTGGCAGACCGAGACCGGCTGGTGCATCGCCGGCAATCCGGTCGGGTTGGGCATGCTGCCGGTGAAGCACGGTTCGCCGACCGTGCCGATGCCGGGATACCAGGTCGACGTCGTAGATGAAGCGGCAAAGCCGGTCGGTCCCAACACCATGGGCTCGATCGTCATCAAGCTGCCGATGCCGCCGGGCTGCCTGCCGACGCTGTGGAATCAGGATGCGCGCTTCAAGGAAGCCTATCTCACCGAATTTCCCGGCTATTACAAAACCTCCGATGCCGGCTACAAGGACGAGGACGGTTATGTCTTCGTGATGGGCCGCACCGACGACATCATCAACGTCGCGGGCCATCGTCTCTCCACCGGCGGCATGGAGGAGATTTTGGCCTCGCATCCGGACGTCGCCGAATGCGCTGTGCTTGGCGTCAAGGACGCGATCAAGGGCGAGGTGCCCTGCGGCTTCCTGGTGCTCAAGGCCGGCGTCAAGCGCGCGCCCGCCGAGATCGAGAAGGAAATCATCGCGCTGGTGCGCGACAAGCTCGGCCCCGTCGCCGCCTTCAAGCTCGCCATCACCGTCGGTCGCCTGCCCAAGACGCGCTCGGGCAAGATCCTGCGCGGCACCATCAAGAAGATCGCCGACGGCGATGCGTGGGCGATGCCGGCGACCATCGAGGACCCGAAGGTGCTGGACGAGATCGGGGAGGCGCTGAAGGGGAGGGTGTAA
- a CDS encoding TAXI family TRAP transporter solute-binding subunit, which produces MKLKLFGAATALALAASAPCAHAQSFINVLTGGTSGVYYPLGVAIGKIYGDKIPNVKTQVQATKASVENLILLQQGRGELAFTLGDSLKAAWEGNEEAGFKTKLDKLRTIGAIYPNYIQIVATAESGIKTLADLKGKSLSVGAPKSGTELNSRAILAAAGMTYKDLGKVEYLPFAESVDLMKNRQLGATLQSAGLGVASLKDLSSSSAISVVAVPKETVDKIGPPFIAAIIPANTYTGQDKDVPTAAVVNYLVTSSAVSDDLAYQMTKLIYESLPELANAHAAGKEIKLETAATGSPVPLHPGAIRYYKEKGLIK; this is translated from the coding sequence ATGAAATTGAAGCTTTTCGGCGCGGCCACGGCTTTGGCTCTGGCGGCGTCGGCACCTTGCGCGCATGCGCAATCGTTCATCAACGTGCTGACCGGCGGCACCTCCGGCGTCTACTATCCGCTCGGCGTCGCAATCGGGAAGATCTACGGCGACAAAATTCCGAACGTGAAGACACAGGTGCAGGCCACCAAGGCGTCGGTCGAGAATCTGATCCTGCTGCAGCAGGGCCGCGGCGAGCTGGCGTTCACGCTGGGGGACTCGCTGAAAGCGGCCTGGGAGGGCAACGAGGAAGCCGGCTTCAAGACCAAGCTGGACAAGCTGCGCACCATCGGCGCGATCTATCCGAACTACATTCAGATCGTCGCCACCGCCGAGAGCGGCATCAAGACGCTGGCGGACCTCAAGGGCAAGAGCCTCTCGGTCGGCGCGCCGAAATCGGGCACGGAGCTGAACTCGCGCGCCATCCTGGCGGCCGCCGGCATGACCTACAAGGATCTCGGCAAGGTCGAGTACCTGCCATTCGCCGAATCCGTCGATCTCATGAAGAACCGTCAGCTCGGCGCGACGCTGCAATCGGCGGGCCTCGGCGTCGCCTCACTGAAGGATCTCTCGAGCTCGAGCGCGATCAGCGTGGTCGCGGTGCCGAAGGAGACTGTCGACAAGATCGGCCCGCCCTTCATCGCGGCGATCATTCCCGCCAACACCTATACCGGCCAGGACAAGGACGTGCCGACCGCGGCCGTGGTCAATTACCTCGTGACCAGCTCCGCGGTGTCGGACGATCTCGCCTACCAGATGACCAAGCTGATTTACGAGTCGCTGCCCGAGCTTGCCAACGCACATGCGGCCGGCAAGGAGATCAAGCTGGAGACGGCGGCGACCGGCAGCCCGGTTCCGCTGCACCCCGGTGCGATCCGCTATTACAAGGAAAAAGGGCTGATCAAGTAA
- a CDS encoding DUF1850 domain-containing protein, translating to MSLCFATAGGVKALALSAFTLVWTHSIEKVDWQEDWRVTPAGLELVQARVKGSGAGMEPPPEARLVDGWFQWRPQRAPMPEVVLGNSGAAGEWRLCHDGACRTLSEIVGHPIGANVTTMKICNDP from the coding sequence GTGAGCCTCTGCTTCGCAACAGCGGGCGGCGTGAAGGCGCTGGCGCTGTCCGCCTTCACGCTGGTCTGGACGCATTCGATCGAGAAAGTCGATTGGCAGGAGGACTGGCGCGTGACGCCGGCCGGGCTTGAACTGGTGCAGGCGCGGGTGAAAGGCTCCGGCGCCGGCATGGAGCCGCCACCGGAAGCGCGGCTCGTTGACGGCTGGTTTCAGTGGCGCCCGCAGCGCGCGCCGATGCCGGAGGTCGTGCTCGGCAATTCCGGAGCGGCCGGCGAATGGCGGCTATGCCATGACGGCGCGTGCCGGACATTGTCGGAGATCGTCGGTCACCCCATTGGTGCTAACGTGACGACGATGAAAATCTGCAACGACCCGTAG